Proteins encoded within one genomic window of Agelaius phoeniceus isolate bAgePho1 chromosome 9, bAgePho1.hap1, whole genome shotgun sequence:
- the VSIR gene encoding V-type immunoglobulin domain-containing suppressor of T-cell activation isoform X2, with translation MGTACPRPGLLLAALCLLVSHGRAAGFLITTPYSLCVCPEGQNVTLSCRVSGALAERHDLLYKTWYFSSTGDQSCSDKRHIRNVTDRELHHDLGRHHNASQKPSPGRQGGHHGVEFVLDHHGAFHIVVMNVTLQDSGNYCCYAVEVRREGHSKPHTLQVAHGFVELQIQRGKGGLQNCTFHTATGKDITAAALATGACIVGILCLPLILLLIYKQRQAASSRRAHELVRMDSAQGIENPVFEAGPAGSAEPRPRPQLHYVARRLPSESGRHLLSEPGTPLSPPGPGDCFFPTLDPVPDSPNSLKA, from the exons GACGAGCTGCAGGATTCCTGATCACCACTCCATACTcgctgtgtgtgtgccctgagggcCAGAACGTGACCCTGAGCTGCCGTGTCAGCGGTGCCCTGGCCGAGAGGCACGACCTGCTCTACAAAACCTGGTACTTCAGCAGCACAGGCGACCAGAGCTGCTCCGACAAGCGCCACATCCGCAACGTCACCGACAGGGAGCTGCACCACGACCTGGGCAGGCACCACAACGCCTCCCAAAAACCCTCCCCGGGCAGGCAGGGCGGCCACCACGGCGTGGAGTTTGTCCTTGACCACCACGGCGCCTTCCACATCGTGGTGATGAACGTGACACTGCAGGACAGCGGGAATTACTGCTGCTATGCCGTGGAGGTCAGGAGGGAAGGGCACAGCAAGCCCCACACCCTGCAGGTGGCTCATGGCTTTGTGGAGCTGCAGATCCAGAGAG gcaAAGGAGGCCTTCAAAACTGCACATTTCACACTGCCACCGGCAAAG ACATCACGGCGGCCGCGCTGGCCACGGGCGCCTGCATCGTGGGCATCCTGTGCCTGCCCCTCATCCTGCTCCTCATCTACAAGCAGAGacaagctgccagcagcagac GTGCCCACGAGCTTGTCAGGATGGACAG CGCGCAGGGCATTGAGAACCCGGTGTTCGAGGCGGGGCCGGCGGGCAGCGcggagccccggccccggccgcagCTGCACTACGTGGCCCGCAGGCTGCCCTCCGAGTCCGGCCGGCACCTGCTCTCCGAGCCCGgcacccccctgtccccccccgGGCCCGGCGACTGCTTCTTCCCCACCCTGG ATCCTGTTCCTGACTCACCAAATTCCTTGAAAGCCTGA
- the C9H10orf105 gene encoding uncharacterized protein C10orf105 homolog isoform X2 — MSSGNGTSPTPPLHGLLEPVPPSATSPEGTDWLPIIVGLVCIFLVLATLLTFVTLCHPPALGPSLWGPQEWLPQHPMDASQPQLRLWKPLGSLRGSISSFRRSQMVSQSPLACPRSFSSSQDWDIMESTKM; from the coding sequence ATGAGCTCTGGCAATGGGACCTCTCCCACCCCACCTCTCCATGGGCTTCTGGAGccagtgccacccagtgccacctcccctGAGGGGACAGACTGGCTGCCCATCATCGTTGGGCTCGTCTGCATCTTCCTGGTGCTGGCCACCCTCCTGACCTTTGTCACCCTCTGTCACCCTCCGGCGCTGGGCCCGTCCCTCTGGGGCCCCCAGGagtggctgccccagcaccccatGGAtgccagccagccccagctgaggctctgGAAGCCTCTGGGCTCCCTGAGGGGCTCCATCAGCAGCTTCAGGAGGAGCCAGATGGTGTCTCAGAGCCCCCTGGCCTGTCCCAGGAGCTTCTCCAGCAGCCAGGACTGGGACATCATGGAGTCCACCAAAATGTGA
- the C9H10orf105 gene encoding uncharacterized protein C10orf105 homolog isoform X1 yields the protein MWRAGASPPTTGAQPPTAPFTHPTGTNPEETHPGGSAPAGHSSRALQRREGAQGPWLCWLRLSPPGCHLCPTLPKGRRGLAAGGARWERRQSTGAREAELLRGRMSSGNGTSPTPPLHGLLEPVPPSATSPEGTDWLPIIVGLVCIFLVLATLLTFVTLCHPPALGPSLWGPQEWLPQHPMDASQPQLRLWKPLGSLRGSISSFRRSQMVSQSPLACPRSFSSSQDWDIMESTKM from the exons ATGTGGAGAGCAGGTGCCAGCCCTCCCACCACGGGGGCTCAGCCACCGACTGCACCATTCACTCATCCTACAGGGACAAATCCCGAGGAAACGCATCCAGGGGGCTCGGccccagcaggacacagctccaGGGCACTGCAGCGCCGGGAAGGGGCTCAGGGCCCGTGGCTTTGCTGGCTCCGGCTGTCCCCACCCGGCTGCCACCTCTGTCCCACCCTCCCCAAAGGGAGGAGGGGGCTGGCAGCCGGCGGAGCGCGGTGGGAGAGGCGGCAAAGCACCGGAGCgcgggaggcagagctgctgagag GGAGGATGAGCTCTGGCAATGGGACCTCTCCCACCCCACCTCTCCATGGGCTTCTGGAGccagtgccacccagtgccacctcccctGAGGGGACAGACTGGCTGCCCATCATCGTTGGGCTCGTCTGCATCTTCCTGGTGCTGGCCACCCTCCTGACCTTTGTCACCCTCTGTCACCCTCCGGCGCTGGGCCCGTCCCTCTGGGGCCCCCAGGagtggctgccccagcaccccatGGAtgccagccagccccagctgaggctctgGAAGCCTCTGGGCTCCCTGAGGGGCTCCATCAGCAGCTTCAGGAGGAGCCAGATGGTGTCTCAGAGCCCCCTGGCCTGTCCCAGGAGCTTCTCCAGCAGCCAGGACTGGGACATCATGGAGTCCACCAAAATGTGA
- the VSIR gene encoding V-type immunoglobulin domain-containing suppressor of T-cell activation isoform X1 has translation MGTACPRPGLLLAALCLLVSHGRAAGFLITTPYSLCVCPEGQNVTLSCRVSGALAERHDLLYKTWYFSSTGDQSCSDKRHIRNVTDRELHHDLGRHHNASQKPSPGRQGGHHGVEFVLDHHGAFHIVVMNVTLQDSGNYCCYAVEVRREGHSKPHTLQVAHGFVELQIQRGKGGLQNCTFHTATGKDITAAALATGACIVGILCLPLILLLIYKQRQAASSRRAHELVRMDSSAQGIENPVFEAGPAGSAEPRPRPQLHYVARRLPSESGRHLLSEPGTPLSPPGPGDCFFPTLDPVPDSPNSLKA, from the exons GACGAGCTGCAGGATTCCTGATCACCACTCCATACTcgctgtgtgtgtgccctgagggcCAGAACGTGACCCTGAGCTGCCGTGTCAGCGGTGCCCTGGCCGAGAGGCACGACCTGCTCTACAAAACCTGGTACTTCAGCAGCACAGGCGACCAGAGCTGCTCCGACAAGCGCCACATCCGCAACGTCACCGACAGGGAGCTGCACCACGACCTGGGCAGGCACCACAACGCCTCCCAAAAACCCTCCCCGGGCAGGCAGGGCGGCCACCACGGCGTGGAGTTTGTCCTTGACCACCACGGCGCCTTCCACATCGTGGTGATGAACGTGACACTGCAGGACAGCGGGAATTACTGCTGCTATGCCGTGGAGGTCAGGAGGGAAGGGCACAGCAAGCCCCACACCCTGCAGGTGGCTCATGGCTTTGTGGAGCTGCAGATCCAGAGAG gcaAAGGAGGCCTTCAAAACTGCACATTTCACACTGCCACCGGCAAAG ACATCACGGCGGCCGCGCTGGCCACGGGCGCCTGCATCGTGGGCATCCTGTGCCTGCCCCTCATCCTGCTCCTCATCTACAAGCAGAGacaagctgccagcagcagac GTGCCCACGAGCTTGTCAGGATGGACAG CAGCGCGCAGGGCATTGAGAACCCGGTGTTCGAGGCGGGGCCGGCGGGCAGCGcggagccccggccccggccgcagCTGCACTACGTGGCCCGCAGGCTGCCCTCCGAGTCCGGCCGGCACCTGCTCTCCGAGCCCGgcacccccctgtccccccccgGGCCCGGCGACTGCTTCTTCCCCACCCTGG ATCCTGTTCCTGACTCACCAAATTCCTTGAAAGCCTGA